The Bradyrhizobium barranii subsp. barranii genome segment GATGCGGAGGGCGCGTGCTGTGTCCGGCGCCACAGGTCCGACTGAACGTGCTTGCCAGCGGACCCGTCAAGGGCATGCAATCCCGGCTCAGCGGTCAGTCCCCTCACCAGGCTCCAACAGCCATCATTCCGATGATGGTCAGGCACGAGACGCAGGCCACCATGACAGTATAGCATTCGGGTGTATTCATCGCTTGCTCCCAAACTGCCGCCAATTGCTTGGTCACTGCTACGCGGGAGAGTTCGCCGGTCTCGGGCCGCTTCAATGCGGCACGCCGCGACCGGTCTTGCGTTGTGCGTCCGTCCTCTCATCGTCACCCTGATCCGCAAGATGATGATGCGCTTCGGAAGCTTCAGAGCGTTGAGCTATGATCAGAAGCTGTTTCCGCATTTCAGCGAGGCGGGCGCGGCAATATTCACGATAGAGCATGTCTAGTATGGTGGGCATGATCACCCCCATCCTTTGACTTTCGATCTACAAAATATTCCACCGCGAATTTTCGAGGTGATGGTAGCCCGCCAGATGGCTCTTCGATATGAGCCCGTTCACAGACTGCGCCAATTCCAAAGCTCAATGGCCGTTTGGTTGACTTGATTGTCTGCGCGATAAAAGAGCAGGGCTAATTACCTAACACGCAGTTTAGCAGCGCTCTGTTTCACCAAGACTTCGTCAAACAACCTGAGGGCGCCGAACCGCAACGAAAAATCCAACCACAGCGCGAAGTGACTTACTACGGAGTGCAAGCGCGATTCGATGCAACGCGGATCGGCGCGACGGAGATCATTTCGGCGGCGAGGTGCGCAGTTCAGGTGCGCGCGAACATCGTCTCCATCCTCCTGCTGCGCGATAAGCTGTGCCGCTCGTGCGACGCCGGCGGGACAGCTACACTTTGCTCACCCTGTAGCAGCCTACCATTCAGGCAACATTCATCGCTAGACGCCTATCGGTTCCAGACGATCAGGAGGATCCGATGAAACTGCCATCCGCAGCCGTCGCTGCCAGTCTTGTGTGTCTGATCATTGCGCCCGTGTTTGCGCAGACGCCGCCGACGACGGCTCCCGCTGCTCCAACCAGCACGGTGCCAGTCCCCGCGACCAAGCGCGTCACGTGCCTTGCGACGACGCAAAGCCTGAAGGGCCAGGACAGGCGCGATCAGATGCAGCTCTGCATGGCGCAGGCACGGGTCGATTGCCTCAAGCAGGCGATCGATCAGAAGGTCGTCGGCGAGCCCAGGAAGACCTTCATCAAGACCTGCGTGGGCGGAGATGCCACTGAACAGCAATAGAAGCGCAGGCGCGGCCTCACGGCTGTGGCTTCAGCGCGCCGGGGAAATGCCGCTGCAGCACGGCGGCGGGCGTGGCGTAGGCCTCTTGCAGGTCCACGCTCCAGTACTTCAATTCGTCGAGCGGTATCCGCGTGTCGGTGATCGCGCAGCGCACGAAGGTCCCTGGCGAGATCACGCGGAAATCGCCGTCGAGATATTGCACCTGCGCTTCGCCATGGCCCGAGGGGCCGAACTTGTTCAGCACGGTCGAAAGTCTCCGTGGAAGGCCTCTCCGTGGAAAACCCTGGAGGGCACGATGTGTTGCACCGGATTTAGCATAGATAGGGTGGCTTGTCCGCCCGGTAAACCCACCGGTTTGTGATGTTTTGCCGCCGTTTCCGCATGATAGTGCTTCGCGCGAGGGATGGCCGGTTCCGGCATCTTCCACGGCAGAATCCGATGCGCCTTCGACTGACCGCCCTGTTCCTGATGTTGCTGATGTCGGCCGCGCACGCCGCGCCGGCGCCGCAGCAGGTCGACATTCCGCTGTCGTCCGGAATCCTGCATGGGCAGCTCTACAAGCCCGAAGGCGAGGGGCCGTTTCCGACCGTGATCGCGCTGCACGGCTGCGGCGGCCTTGGCAATCATTCAGAATCGGTGCTGCCGCGCTATCGCGACTGGGCGCTGCAATTGCTGAAGGCCGGCAACGCCGTGCTGCTGCCCGACAGCTACGGCTCGCGCGAGCTCGGGCCGCAATGCCGCGTCAAGGAGATGCACATCAAGGCGCGGCGCGAGCGCGTCGCCGACATCGCGGCCTCGCGCGCCTGGCTGATGAAGCAGACTTGGGTCGCGCGCGACCGCGTCAGCCTGATCGGCTGGGCCAACGGCGCCAGCGCACTGCTCTGGGCGGTGCGTCCGCAGAGCGCCGCGCGCGAAGCCGGGCCGGATTTTCGCGCGGCGATCGCGTTCTATCCGGATTGCCGGATCTCCGCCGGCCTCGGCTGGAGCGCGCGGGTGCCGACCCTGGTGCTGATCGGCGCCAATGACGACGTCTCGTCGCCGCCGGCCTGCCGCCAGATGGTCGACGGCGCCCGCGGCCGCAGCGCGCTCACGCGCATCGTAGTCTATCCCGGCGCCTATCACGATTTCGACCGGGCCAATATGCCGCTGCATGCAGCTGCCGGTACCACCGACGCCGCCGCGCCCGAGCACGGCCATCTCGGCACGGACGCAGAGGCGCGCGCGGAGTCGCAGAAGGAAGAAGTCGCGGAGTGGCTGGCGCGGTGAGGGTTTGTAGCCCGGATGGAGCGGACTTGTCCCGCCGTAGCTCGATAGAGCGAAGGCGGAAGCGGGGCCGCCCGAGGAACAAATCTGGCGGACAGCCCCGCATCGACCACCGCCCTGCACGGAGTATGGCCGACCGTGAATCTACGTATCGCGTGTCGCGACGGTTTCAGCAGGTGACGGCGCCTTAGTTCGACCACGATGTCGATTAAACGCAGTCCTCATGCGCAATCGCTTCGTCCTGTTCTCATCCGCACTGATCGTCTTCACCGTCGCGATCTTCCTGTTCGAAGCCCACGCCGGCGCGCCGATGATCGCGCCGGAACATTGCGGCTTCTGGACCACGATCGACGCGGGATTGTCCTGCCGGTAGGCGGGGGTACGCTCGCAATGACGAGGTTGTGGCGACACGCGTCCCCCACACTCACTGTCATCGCCCGGCTTGACCGGGCGATCCAGTACGCCGAGGCTGCTATGATTCACCGAGACGCCGCGGCGTACTGGATTCCCCGCTTTCGCGGGAAATGACACCGAGAGTGGAGCGCTATCCTCGCGCCTCAGAACAACGTGCCCTGATCCACCGGCTTGCCCGCGCGCTTCGGCGCGGGCTTGGCGTCCTGTGCGGCCGGCTTTGCTTGCGCCGGCGCACGCTTTGCCGTCGGCGCCGGGCGATCCGCATCCGCCGTCGCGCCGACACGGCCGTCCGCAAACTCGATCTCGAGGCGTGCGCCGGGACCAATCGCGTCGGCCGAATGCAAGGGATGGCCGGCTTCATCCCGCACCAAGGCAAAACCGCGCGCGAGCACGCCGCGATACGACAAGGCCGAGAGCAGCTTGCCGCTGTTCTCGATGCGGGCATCCAGCCGCTGCAACAACGTGACAAGCGCGCGGCCCGCGCGTTCGGCCAAACGATGCGTGCGCTCGCGCTGGCGGGCAATTGCGTTGCGCTGCGCCTGTGCATTCGAAAGTTTCGAGGCGCGCAAGCGCACCTCCAGCCCGGCGAAACGGTCGCGCCGTTGCCGCAGCAGCGAGCGCGCGGACAGGCCGAGCCGCTCGCCGCACACGGTGAGGCGGTGATCGGCCTGCGAAATCTGCCCGTGCAGCACCCGCAGCGTCAGCTTTGCGCTCGCAGCGGTAAACCGGCGGAAATGCGCGTGCGTGTTGGCCTTGAGGCCGCGAGGTAGCGACGCGCCCGCCGAATCCAGCCGTTGCCGCGGGATTGCGAGCAGATCGCCCGCCGCGGGCAGGGCGCGCGCGGCGGCGCGCAGCTCGCTGCGGCGGCTCTCATGGGCACGCTGCCAATAGGCCCGGGTGCGCCGCGCGAGATCGGCGACCTCGACGAACAGATCGCTGCGCACCGGCACCGCCATCTCGGCCGCCGCCGTCGGTGTCGGCGCGCGCTTGTCGGCGACGAAGTCGATCAGCGTGATGTCGGTCTCGTGGCCGACCGCGGAGATCAGCGGGATCATGCTCTCGGCCGCCGCCCGCACCACGATCTCCTCGTTGAACGACCAGAGGTCCTCCAGCGAGCCGCCGCCGCGTGCGACGATCAGCACGTCGGGCCGCGGAATCTTGCCGCCTTCCGGCAGCGCATTGAAGCCGCGGATCGCGGCAGCGACCTGCTCGGCCGAGCCTTCACCCTGCACCTTGACCGGCCACACCAGCACGTGGCGGGGAAAGCGGTCCTCCAGCCGATGCAGGATGTCACGGATGACGGCGCCGGTCGGCGAGGTCACCACGCCGATCACCTCCGGCAGCCAGGGCAGCAACTGCTTGCGCGCCTCGTCGAACAGGCCCTCGGCGGCGAGCTTCTTCTTGCGCTCCTCCATCAGCGCCATCAGCGCGCCGATGCCGGCCGGCTCCAGCGCCTCGATCACGATCTGGTACTTGGAAGAGCCCGGATAGGTCGTGAGCTTGCCGGTGGCGATGACCTCGAGCCCTTCCTGGGGCTTGAAGCGCATCCGCCCGTGCACGCCCTTCCAGATCACCGCCTCGATCTTGGCGCTCTCGTCCTTGAGCGCGAAATAGCAGTGGCCGGAGGAGTGGGCGCCACGGAAGCCTGAGATCTCGCCGCGGACCCGGACATGGCCAAAGGCGTCCTCGACCGTCCGCTTCAGGGACTGCGAGAGCTCGGAGACGGTGAATTCGGGGGCGTTGAGCAGTGGTTCCGCAGGCGGCATCGGCAAACGATTCGGCATTTTGGGGTCAGACCCGACGTTAAGGATTTTCGCCGCGCGGCGCCAATCCGGGGATTGATATGGAGAGTACTCTGTATTATAGAGTTATCTATAGTTGGTCAGTTCAACGGAGTTTGCACGATGGCGATGCGGTTGCTGCGGGTTCTCTAAGCCTGTTGAAATGGGGCCTGTGCGCGGTTGGCGCAGTCGCGCTGCTGCTCACCGCCCTGATCGCGACGCCGCTGGAGCGGCCACCTGAGATGCGCTCGGTCTCGGACTCCGCCAAGGGGATCGACTGGTCCACCCTCCCGCCGCTGGAGCGCTTCCAGGCCCGCGACGGCACCTGGCTCGGCTTTCGTCACTATGCGCCCAAGGGCGCGGACACTGGACGCGGCGCCATGTTCATCCACGGCTCGTCCGGTTCCTCCGGCACCGTCAATCATGCCCTGACGGCGGCATTCGCCGCGCACGGCGTCGAAACCTGGGCACTCGACACGCGCGGCCATGGCGCCTCCGGCACGCGCGGTGATATCGGCTATGTCGGCCAGCTCGAGGACGATCTGGTCGACTTCGTCGCCCATGTCCGTAAGGCCGCGCCCGATTTGCCGCTGACCTTGATTGGTCATTCCGCCGGCGCCGGCTTCTCGTTGCGTGTTGCCGCGACGCCGATCATGCAGGACCTGTTCGTCCGCACTGTCCTGATCGCGCCCTATCTCGGCTACGACGCGCCGACCAACAAACCGCACGCCGGCGGTTGGGCAAATGCTGACCTTCCGCGCTACTTCGGGCTGGCGGCGCTGCGCAAGCTCGGCATCGAATGCTGTGCGCAGCTTCCGGTGCTCGCCTTCGCCGTGCCGGCGAATTCGGCCAAGTACCTCACCTCTACCTATTCCGACCGCCTGATGCGCAACTTTGCGACACGCGGTTATCGCCTCGATCTGCCCGGGGTGACACACCCGATGACGATTTTCGGCGGCGCCGACGATGAGATGATGATCTCGGACAAATATGCCGAGACCGTGCAGGCGGTGAAGCCGTCGGTCGACGTCAAGATGATCGACGGCGTCAATCACATGGGCATGGTCACCAACCCGAAAGCGGTCAATGCAATCGCCGAGGACGTGGCAACGCGCGGAGCAGGCCAGTCATGATCGACAGCAAGGAGGCGTCTGCAGCGCTGGCCGACATCGACGATATCGTCCAGCGCGTGAAGCAATCGCAGCTCTACGAACTCGCAAGCCTCGCAGCGGTCTGGTGGGGAGTCCTGGTGTTCGCAGGCAATCTCGTGACCTGGCTCTGGCCGGTCTACGCGGTCCACGCCTGGGTTGCCGTGGACATTCTGGGCGTCGGCGGTCTGGTCGGAATCCGGTTGCTCAATCCATCGCCCCGTCCGCATGGTGCCGCCTTCGATGT includes the following:
- a CDS encoding dienelactone hydrolase family protein, with translation MRLRLTALFLMLLMSAAHAAPAPQQVDIPLSSGILHGQLYKPEGEGPFPTVIALHGCGGLGNHSESVLPRYRDWALQLLKAGNAVLLPDSYGSRELGPQCRVKEMHIKARRERVADIAASRAWLMKQTWVARDRVSLIGWANGASALLWAVRPQSAAREAGPDFRAAIAFYPDCRISAGLGWSARVPTLVLIGANDDVSSPPACRQMVDGARGRSALTRIVVYPGAYHDFDRANMPLHAAAGTTDAAAPEHGHLGTDAEARAESQKEEVAEWLAR
- a CDS encoding DUF2093 domain-containing protein: MLNKFGPSGHGEAQVQYLDGDFRVISPGTFVRCAITDTRIPLDELKYWSVDLQEAYATPAAVLQRHFPGALKPQP
- the xseA gene encoding exodeoxyribonuclease VII large subunit → MPPAEPLLNAPEFTVSELSQSLKRTVEDAFGHVRVRGEISGFRGAHSSGHCYFALKDESAKIEAVIWKGVHGRMRFKPQEGLEVIATGKLTTYPGSSKYQIVIEALEPAGIGALMALMEERKKKLAAEGLFDEARKQLLPWLPEVIGVVTSPTGAVIRDILHRLEDRFPRHVLVWPVKVQGEGSAEQVAAAIRGFNALPEGGKIPRPDVLIVARGGGSLEDLWSFNEEIVVRAAAESMIPLISAVGHETDITLIDFVADKRAPTPTAAAEMAVPVRSDLFVEVADLARRTRAYWQRAHESRRSELRAAARALPAAGDLLAIPRQRLDSAGASLPRGLKANTHAHFRRFTAASAKLTLRVLHGQISQADHRLTVCGERLGLSARSLLRQRRDRFAGLEVRLRASKLSNAQAQRNAIARQRERTHRLAERAGRALVTLLQRLDARIENSGKLLSALSYRGVLARGFALVRDEAGHPLHSADAIGPGARLEIEFADGRVGATADADRPAPTAKRAPAQAKPAAQDAKPAPKRAGKPVDQGTLF